From a region of the Lactuca sativa cultivar Salinas chromosome 4, Lsat_Salinas_v11, whole genome shotgun sequence genome:
- the LOC111899673 gene encoding MADS-box protein FLOWERING LOCUS C isoform X1, whose product MGRRKLEIKRIENKSSRSVTFSKRRTGLIKKARHLSLLCDADVALIVFSAPGKLYQFCSSASNSMAHLLATYEKSRLEPESGTIEGDDQDLELPLQCTKFRTCKELLQEVDRLVEENNTEELSLTDMTQLEEELHDALVQTRSRKTQLKMDYISTLQEEERKLSKDKEETAKQIASVEHIVARVDEVGGHNDLATNEMNSLQHLLTLSLFNA is encoded by the exons ATGGGGCGGAGAAAGCTCGAAATTAAGCGGATCGAAAATAAGAGTAGCAGGTCAGTGACGTTTTCGAAGCGGAGAACGGGATTAATAAAGAAAGCACGACATCTTTCCTTGCTCTGCGATGCGGATGTCGCCCTCATCGTATTCTCCGCCCCCGGCAAACTCTATCAATTCTGCAGCAGCGCTAGTAACAG TATGGCACATCTTCTTGCTACGTATGAGAAGAGTCGCCTTGAACCAGAAAGTGGGACCATCGAAGGAGATGACCAAGATTTA GAACTTCCATTGCAGTGCACAAAATTTAGAACTTGTAAAGAGCTTCTACAGGAGGTAGACAG ACTTGTTGAAGAGAATAATACCGAGGAGCTCTCTCTGACTGACATGACACAACTAGAAGAAGAACTTCATGATGCTCTTGTGCAAACACGGTCAAGAAAG ACACAGCTAAAGATGGACTACATATCCACTCTCCAAGAAGAG GAAAGGAAGTTAAGCAAAGATAAGGAAGAAACAGCGAAGCAG ATTGCATCAGTGGAGCATATAGTTGCAAGGGTTGATGAGGTTGGGGGGCATAACGACCTTGCCACTAACGAGATGAATTCGCTCCAACATCTCCTCACACTCTCTCTTTTTAATGCCTAA
- the LOC111899673 gene encoding agamous-like MADS-box protein AGL27 isoform X2, with amino-acid sequence MGRRKLEIKRIENKSSRSVTFSKRRTGLIKKARHLSLLCDADVALIVFSAPGKLYQFCSSASNSMAHLLATYEKSRLEPESGTIEGDDQDLELPLQCTKFRTCKELLQEVDRLVEENNTEELSLTDMTQLEEELHDALVQTRSRKTQLKMDYISTLQEEERKLSKDKEETAKQFLKERLPKVHVSCVGSVYVNCISGAYSCKG; translated from the exons ATGGGGCGGAGAAAGCTCGAAATTAAGCGGATCGAAAATAAGAGTAGCAGGTCAGTGACGTTTTCGAAGCGGAGAACGGGATTAATAAAGAAAGCACGACATCTTTCCTTGCTCTGCGATGCGGATGTCGCCCTCATCGTATTCTCCGCCCCCGGCAAACTCTATCAATTCTGCAGCAGCGCTAGTAACAG TATGGCACATCTTCTTGCTACGTATGAGAAGAGTCGCCTTGAACCAGAAAGTGGGACCATCGAAGGAGATGACCAAGATTTA GAACTTCCATTGCAGTGCACAAAATTTAGAACTTGTAAAGAGCTTCTACAGGAGGTAGACAG ACTTGTTGAAGAGAATAATACCGAGGAGCTCTCTCTGACTGACATGACACAACTAGAAGAAGAACTTCATGATGCTCTTGTGCAAACACGGTCAAGAAAG ACACAGCTAAAGATGGACTACATATCCACTCTCCAAGAAGAG GAAAGGAAGTTAAGCAAAGATAAGGAAGAAACAGCGAAGCAG TTTTTGAAAGAACGATTGCCCAAAGTCCATGTCTCTTGTGTTGGAAGTGTGTACGTTA ATTGCATCAGTGGAGCATATAGTTGCAAGGGTTGA